CAGAGATTCACCACGACCTCATGGCCGAACTGCGGGTGTTCGCGGGGCAGTGCGCAGTAGGGGGTGGAGCGCTGCACCTGGGCGCGACCAGCGCTGACATCGAGGACAACGCGGATGTGCTGCGTGTCCGGCAAGGGCTGGATTTACTGCTCGACGCGCTGCGGGCACTGCTGGACGCGCTGGCGAGGCAGATCGAGACCTGGGCGGACACGACGAGCATGGGCTTCACGCACATCCAGCCCGCCGAACCGACGACAGTCGGGTACCGGCTGGCGCAGTACGCGCAGGATCTGCTGATCGATTGGGACGAGATGCGGCGAGTACGCGACGGGCTGCGTGGTAAAGGCATCAAAGGCGCGGTGGGTACGGGCGCGTCCTATACCGACCTGCTAGCAGGTACCGGCTGGACGGCGGCGCAGCTTGAGGCGCACGTCATGCAGCATCTGGACCTGGAGGCGTTCACCGTCAGCACGCAGGTGTACGCGCGCAAACAGGACTGGCTGGTGCTCAACGCACTGGCAGGACTGGCGGGCAGCGCCAACAAGCTGATGCTCGACCTGCGCGTGCTGCAAAGCCCGCCCTTTGGCGAGTGGTCCGAGCCGTTCCGTGAGAAGCAGGTCGGATCATCGGCGATGCCGTTCAAGCGCAACCCGATCAACGCGGAGAAGGTTAACAGCCTGGCGCGCTGGGTGGCGGCGCTGCCGCGCGTGGCGTGGGATAATGCCGCACTGACCATTTTGGAACGAAGTCTGGACGACTCGGCCAACCGCCGCCTGATGTTCCCGTCGGCGTTCCTGGCCTTGGATGAAATCGTGCGCGTTTGCACGCGTGTGTTGAGCGACCTGCACGTGAACCGGACCGCGATCGAACGCAACGTCGCCATTTACGGCGTTTTTGCGGCGGTAGAGCGTATATTGATGGCGCTGGGCAAAGCTGGGGCGGATCGCCAGGACATGCACGAGCGACTCCGGGCGCACAGCATGACCGCGTGGGCCGAGGTCACGCAGGGGCGCGACAATCCGCTGCCGGACTTGCTGCGCGCCGACGAGACGATTAGGATGCTGATCCCCCCGGACGAGCTGACCGCGCTGCTCGACGCAAGCGCGTACATCGGGGACGCGCCGGAGCGCGCGCGACAGCTTGCAGCGCGGGTGCGGCAGGCGATTGGGTGAGGTTGTTCAAACTGCCTACCGCCATTTTGCATTCGGACCGGTATGATCGAAACCCTATGAGCGACCTAAACAACGAACGAGGTGAGCGATGCCACGGGCGATCTTGAGCGTATACGACAAGGTGGGACTGCCGGAATTTGCCGAGGAACTGTCCGAACTGGGTTGGGAGCTGGTCGCCAGCGGCGGCACGGCGCGCGTGTTAGAGTTGGCCGGGCTGGACGTCATCCCCGTGGAGGACGTGACACAAGCGCCCGAAATGCTCGGCGGGCGAGTCAAGACACTGCATCCGGCGGTACACGCGGCGATCCTGGCGCGCGGCACGACCGAGGATATAGAGACGCTGAGCGGCTTCGGTTACACGCCAATCGACATGGTGGTGTGCAACCTGTATCCATTCCAGGAAACAATCGCTAAAGTCGGCGTGTCGCTGGACGAGGCGATCGAGCAAATCGACATTGGCGGGGTGGCGCTGCTGCGTGCCGCGGCGAAGAACTACCAGCGTGTGATCACGATTGCCGACGCCGACGATTACGGCGTGGTGCTGGCGCAGCTTCAGGAGGCAGGCGCGGTCGAGCTGCACGTGCGGCGCAGACTGGCGGCTAAGGCGTTCGCGCTCACACGCGACTACGACACGGCGATCCAGTCGTACCTGTCGCAGGAAATCAGCATCGGTGCGGAACGTGGGCTGCCGGACGTCATGACGGTGGGGCTGACGCGGGTCCAGTCGCTGCGCTACGGAGAAAATCCGCACCAGGCCGCCGGGCTGTACGCCACACCGCCGAGCGTCAAGCCACTGGGCGCGGATGTGCTGGGCGGCAAGGAGCTGTCCTACAATAACCTGCTAGACCTGGACGCCGCGTGGCGCGCCGTGCTGAGCTTCGATCCGCCAACAGTCGTGATCGTCAAACACCTGACCCCAACCGGCATTGCCACCGGGGAAACACTCGCGGCGGCGTTCCCGCTGGCGCTCATGTCCGATTCCGTGTCGGCGTTCGGCGGGGTGATTGCCGTCAACGCCGTGGTGGACGACACGTTCGTGGACGCGCTGGGCACGCTGTTCGTCGAGGCAATCGTCGCACCCGACTATACGCCCAGTGCGCTGGAGCATCTGGCCGCGTCGCGCAAGAATTGCCGGTTGCTGCGAATCGAGCCGCGCACAGTCGAGGCCGCGCTGGACGTGCGCAGCATCCGTGACGGCTACCTGATTCAAACAGTCGACGAGGGCGATCCGAGCGAAAAGGAATGGCACGTCGTCACGCAGCGCCAGCCGACGCCGCAGGAACTGCAAGCGCTGCGGTTCGGGTGGAAGGCGGTGCAGCACGTCAAAAGCAACGCGATCGTGCTGGCAACGGAATACGCGACAGTCGGGATCGGCGGCGGGCTGCCCAGTCGCCTCGACGCGGCGCGGCTGGCCGTCGAAAAGGCGGGATCGCACGCGCAGGGCGCGGTGATGGCTTCCGACGCGTTTTTCCCTTTCCCTGACGCTCTCGAAGTCGGCATTCAGGCGGGCGTAACGGCAGTGGTCCAGCCGGGCGGCTCGATCCGCGATCAGGGAGTGATCGAAGCAGCCGATGCCGCCGGCGTCGCGATGGTGTTCACCGGCACGCGGCACTTCCGGCATTAGGACAGGTGACGGTCGCAGCCGTAAATCGGGGCGACACTGCCGGGAGGCCCGCGTCATTTGGACAAAAACTTGACGCAAACCCGCAATTGCGTGTTATACTTGAAACGTTTAAGCACATTAAACGCCGTCCTATGGGATGGTGTTTGGCCCGCAACACGTTGAGTTCGTGCACCGTCTGCGCAAGAGACTGTCATTTAGGAGGACTTCTGTGGCAAGTGTAACTTATCGAAACGTTACGAAGCGCTGGGGCGACGTCACCGCCGTCAAGAACCTGAGCATCGAGATCCCCGATGGTGAGTTCCTGGTGTTCGTTGGCCCGTCGGGCTGCGGCAAGTCTACCAGCCTCCGTATGCTGGCCGGG
This window of the Aggregatilinea lenta genome carries:
- the purH gene encoding bifunctional phosphoribosylaminoimidazolecarboxamide formyltransferase/IMP cyclohydrolase is translated as MPRAILSVYDKVGLPEFAEELSELGWELVASGGTARVLELAGLDVIPVEDVTQAPEMLGGRVKTLHPAVHAAILARGTTEDIETLSGFGYTPIDMVVCNLYPFQETIAKVGVSLDEAIEQIDIGGVALLRAAAKNYQRVITIADADDYGVVLAQLQEAGAVELHVRRRLAAKAFALTRDYDTAIQSYLSQEISIGAERGLPDVMTVGLTRVQSLRYGENPHQAAGLYATPPSVKPLGADVLGGKELSYNNLLDLDAAWRAVLSFDPPTVVIVKHLTPTGIATGETLAAAFPLALMSDSVSAFGGVIAVNAVVDDTFVDALGTLFVEAIVAPDYTPSALEHLAASRKNCRLLRIEPRTVEAALDVRSIRDGYLIQTVDEGDPSEKEWHVVTQRQPTPQELQALRFGWKAVQHVKSNAIVLATEYATVGIGGGLPSRLDAARLAVEKAGSHAQGAVMASDAFFPFPDALEVGIQAGVTAVVQPGGSIRDQGVIEAADAAGVAMVFTGTRHFRH
- the purB gene encoding adenylosuccinate lyase, with product MDSPQFDHTTYLSPFTWRYGSAAMRQVWSQHRQRIVWRQVWAALADAQAACGLITPEQAADIRAHAEAVDLAQSEAVEAEIHHDLMAELRVFAGQCAVGGGALHLGATSADIEDNADVLRVRQGLDLLLDALRALLDALARQIETWADTTSMGFTHIQPAEPTTVGYRLAQYAQDLLIDWDEMRRVRDGLRGKGIKGAVGTGASYTDLLAGTGWTAAQLEAHVMQHLDLEAFTVSTQVYARKQDWLVLNALAGLAGSANKLMLDLRVLQSPPFGEWSEPFREKQVGSSAMPFKRNPINAEKVNSLARWVAALPRVAWDNAALTILERSLDDSANRRLMFPSAFLALDEIVRVCTRVLSDLHVNRTAIERNVAIYGVFAAVERILMALGKAGADRQDMHERLRAHSMTAWAEVTQGRDNPLPDLLRADETIRMLIPPDELTALLDASAYIGDAPERARQLAARVRQAIG